One Candidatus Binatia bacterium genomic window carries:
- a CDS encoding heme NO-binding domain-containing protein, which yields MYGLINRAVRELVLGNYGADAWNAIRTKASVEEDDFVSMQSYDDDVTYALVSAASEHLGVPAEQILETFGEYWVKYVGDDSYGELMNAAGMNLPDFLLNLDQMHARVMLTFPDLKPPSFKVTDQTEDSLRLHYFSKRVGLAPLVVGLLNGLALRFETTIEVTHGRDGADGAEHDVFDILMETRPIASVDD from the coding sequence ATGTATGGGTTGATCAATCGTGCAGTACGAGAACTTGTCCTGGGCAACTACGGAGCGGATGCATGGAACGCAATACGCACCAAGGCCAGCGTGGAGGAAGACGACTTCGTCTCCATGCAGTCGTACGATGACGATGTCACGTACGCACTCGTGTCGGCGGCCTCCGAACATCTCGGTGTCCCCGCGGAGCAGATTCTCGAGACCTTCGGGGAGTACTGGGTGAAGTATGTCGGTGACGACAGTTACGGGGAGCTGATGAATGCAGCGGGCATGAACCTACCTGACTTCCTTCTCAACTTGGACCAGATGCATGCTCGTGTCATGCTTACGTTCCCCGACCTGAAGCCGCCTTCATTCAAGGTGACCGACCAGACGGAAGATAGCCTCCGTCTTCATTATTTCTCGAAGCGAGTCGGACTCGCCCCACTCGTGGTCGGCCTGCTCAACGGCCTTGCACTCCGATTCGAGACTACCATCGAGGTCACGCATGGTCGGGATGGAGCCGACGGCGCGGAGCATGATGTCTTCGACATCCTCATGGAAACTCGGCCTATCGCCAGTGTTGACGATTGA
- a CDS encoding ATP-binding protein, which translates to MIDVSEIIGSAFPFYLVVGQELEVVASGPRLAEVAPDLVLGRNFLDCLMIERPEGIACAADIFEREGDLFILSIPDSRLRLRGQFYPFATRGAGRRLLFLGHPWISELAQLAGLGLTLGDFPPHACIADMLVLLQTKNSMLEESRRLAASLKHASKELSERNSQLEDELARRARLEETVVQAQKMEAIGQLAGGVAHDFNNILLAINGHASLALRGAGGDSPLKRHLENVLEASNRAAELTSRLLAFGRRQVMDPIAVSVDEALEEAEHVLTPLLGERVKLEINLPGSLGTVLIDPTAFQQVLLNLAINARDAFGATGGVIRVVGSSLSIREAKPCRLGELTPGEWVMITIQDDGSGINPAILDRIFDPFFTTKQQGQGTGLGLSTVWWILERINGALDVSSEPGNTVFSVYMRMDDGLGEDGSDSQASMGEGQLRPGRILLVEDEEMVRRPVRDMLKLLGWEVTEACCAEEAISFADNAEVPFDLVLTDMVMPGLGGRELAILLRDRWPELDLIFMTGYDPKAAKSELQTSEVTLSKPFDIDELEVILKSFGKRQ; encoded by the coding sequence ATGATCGATGTGTCCGAAATCATCGGCTCGGCTTTTCCGTTCTACCTCGTCGTGGGCCAGGAGTTGGAGGTCGTCGCGTCGGGTCCTCGCCTGGCAGAAGTGGCGCCCGACCTGGTTTTGGGCAGGAACTTTCTTGACTGCCTCATGATCGAACGGCCCGAAGGCATCGCCTGCGCGGCAGACATCTTCGAGCGGGAGGGTGATCTCTTCATCCTCTCGATTCCCGATTCGAGACTCCGGCTGCGTGGCCAGTTCTATCCCTTCGCCACGCGGGGGGCGGGGCGAAGACTGCTGTTCCTGGGGCATCCCTGGATCAGCGAGCTCGCCCAACTCGCGGGCCTGGGACTCACACTCGGTGATTTTCCTCCTCATGCTTGCATCGCGGACATGCTCGTCCTTCTCCAGACGAAGAACTCCATGCTCGAGGAGTCCAGGAGGCTGGCGGCAAGCCTGAAACATGCGAGCAAGGAGTTGAGTGAGCGCAACAGCCAGCTCGAGGATGAGCTCGCCAGGAGGGCACGCCTGGAGGAGACTGTCGTCCAGGCTCAGAAGATGGAAGCGATCGGCCAGCTCGCGGGTGGTGTGGCACATGACTTCAACAACATCCTGCTCGCGATCAACGGGCATGCTTCGCTCGCCCTTCGAGGCGCTGGCGGCGACAGCCCCCTCAAGCGTCACCTCGAGAACGTGCTCGAAGCTTCAAACCGCGCGGCAGAACTCACGTCCCGGCTCCTCGCATTCGGTCGACGACAGGTGATGGACCCGATTGCGGTGAGCGTCGACGAAGCCCTCGAAGAGGCCGAGCACGTCCTGACACCGCTGCTTGGGGAACGAGTCAAGCTCGAGATCAACCTTCCGGGTAGCCTGGGGACGGTCTTGATCGATCCCACTGCGTTCCAGCAGGTGCTCCTGAACCTTGCAATCAATGCACGAGATGCCTTCGGTGCCACGGGGGGGGTGATCCGGGTCGTAGGAAGCTCGCTGTCGATCCGGGAAGCGAAACCGTGCCGTCTCGGTGAACTGACACCTGGTGAGTGGGTCATGATCACCATCCAGGATGATGGCAGCGGCATCAATCCGGCGATCCTTGATCGCATCTTCGATCCCTTCTTCACGACCAAGCAGCAAGGACAGGGAACGGGCCTCGGTTTGTCGACCGTGTGGTGGATCCTCGAGCGGATCAATGGGGCACTGGATGTCTCATCCGAGCCCGGTAACACGGTTTTTTCCGTTTACATGCGCATGGACGATGGGCTGGGGGAGGATGGAAGCGATTCACAGGCAAGCATGGGCGAGGGACAACTTCGGCCCGGTCGTATTTTGCTGGTCGAGGATGAGGAGATGGTGCGCCGACCGGTGAGGGACATGCTCAAGCTGCTCGGGTGGGAGGTCACCGAAGCTTGCTGTGCCGAAGAGGCAATCAGCTTCGCGGACAACGCTGAGGTTCCCTTCGATCTGGTACTCACGGACATGGTCATGCCCGGACTCGGGGGCAGGGAACTGGCCATATTGCTTCGCGACCGTTGGCCGGAACTCGACCTGATCTTCATGACCGGGTACGACCCCAAGGCCGCCAAATCGGAACTCCAAACCAGTGAGGTGACGCTCTCCAAGCCGTTCGACATAGATGAGCTCGAGGTCATCCTGAAGAGTTTCGGAAAACGTCAATGA
- a CDS encoding ATP-binding protein: MTTQDPESRKPQGEDSFRHDGYREFVEAMEDVLIVLSRDGFIVSLGPSFERWLGLTEAQWVGRHFTAVLHREDQGAALDLHKRVLGGESSVTSELRFRSRSGDWKLGELRASPLRVGREIQGVVGISRDLGDRKGPEAHNRALLLIAANVAGHLELETLFEEALPPIVQALGADGAIIFREDTQTLESQAIADLGFSEQQSRFLRAKTFPRDLSFQGRPVQGETASWRSRSEAGSAIAEGLMEPLGVESVIIAPLDAQGRNFGSLAAWSRRKQAFDSRDVSLCEAIAFMLASAVGARELYRARIEEARIDAAQALVAGEMISSLDAPALLERLCRMTRKVLGCDLAHTFLYDAESEVFVPMVGDGATATPWDILRTLRIDRSLVSEIIDSVQTTGFARLETSDRQARAMMRVYGASTAMMVPLARGSDLKGVLIVGRRAEGADFDSTEEEILRRIGRLASPSLANAQLVEELETANNLKSEFVATMSHELRTPLNVILGYSDLLLDEAYGPLTRDQVDTLTRLARSATNLCELVNATLDLSSLEAGRMELHLEEIDALRLMAEIIEVQEGRTQGVEFRWQEALDLPSLWTDAGKLKVVLGNLLSNAFKFTERGYVELSAAVLRDGVEFTVRDSGPGIPGPMQETLFEAFRQGDGSASRAYGGAGLGLYIVRQFVQMLDGEVSLQSEVGEGATFRVWVPLRGPSAHPAPRPPTNVFKPLPPAVLVQREK; encoded by the coding sequence ATGACGACCCAGGACCCCGAGTCGCGGAAGCCTCAGGGCGAGGATTCTTTTCGCCATGACGGATACCGCGAGTTCGTCGAAGCGATGGAGGATGTTCTCATCGTCCTCTCAAGGGATGGCTTTATCGTTTCGCTTGGGCCTTCCTTTGAGCGCTGGCTCGGCTTGACGGAGGCGCAGTGGGTCGGGAGGCACTTCACGGCGGTCCTCCATCGGGAAGACCAGGGCGCGGCGCTCGATCTGCACAAGCGAGTGCTTGGCGGGGAATCATCAGTCACTAGCGAGTTGCGGTTTCGTTCTCGGTCCGGCGATTGGAAGCTCGGCGAATTACGCGCCAGTCCCTTGCGTGTTGGTCGTGAGATCCAAGGCGTTGTGGGGATTAGTCGCGACCTCGGCGACCGCAAAGGGCCGGAGGCGCACAACCGTGCTCTCTTGCTCATTGCTGCGAACGTCGCCGGCCATCTCGAACTCGAGACTCTCTTCGAAGAAGCTCTGCCGCCGATTGTCCAGGCGCTCGGGGCCGACGGTGCCATTATCTTTCGCGAAGACACCCAGACGCTCGAGAGTCAGGCCATTGCCGATCTCGGCTTCAGTGAGCAGCAGTCTCGTTTCTTGCGAGCTAAGACCTTTCCTCGCGACTTGTCGTTTCAGGGGCGCCCTGTCCAAGGAGAGACCGCGTCTTGGCGATCCAGGTCAGAGGCGGGTTCGGCCATTGCCGAAGGCTTGATGGAGCCGCTGGGCGTTGAGTCTGTCATCATTGCCCCGTTAGATGCTCAAGGCCGCAATTTCGGTTCACTGGCTGCGTGGAGTCGCCGCAAGCAAGCCTTTGATTCCCGAGACGTTTCTCTTTGCGAGGCGATCGCGTTCATGCTTGCGAGTGCCGTAGGAGCGCGCGAACTTTATCGTGCCCGCATCGAGGAAGCCCGGATCGATGCGGCGCAGGCACTGGTGGCGGGTGAAATGATCTCGTCTCTCGACGCCCCGGCCCTTCTTGAACGACTCTGCCGAATGACGAGGAAGGTGCTGGGCTGTGATCTCGCTCATACTTTCTTGTACGACGCGGAGAGCGAAGTTTTTGTGCCCATGGTCGGAGACGGCGCGACGGCAACTCCGTGGGACATCCTTCGTACATTACGCATCGATCGCTCGCTGGTGTCCGAGATCATCGATTCTGTGCAGACCACGGGTTTTGCACGACTTGAAACCAGTGACCGGCAGGCCCGGGCTATGATGAGGGTCTACGGTGCGAGCACCGCGATGATGGTCCCACTGGCAAGAGGTTCTGATCTAAAGGGAGTCCTGATCGTCGGCCGCCGCGCCGAGGGGGCGGACTTTGATTCGACCGAGGAAGAGATCTTGCGCCGTATCGGTCGTCTGGCTTCGCCGAGCCTCGCCAACGCCCAGCTAGTCGAAGAGTTGGAGACGGCGAACAATCTCAAATCGGAATTCGTTGCCACGATGTCGCATGAATTGAGAACCCCGCTCAACGTGATCCTGGGGTACTCGGATCTACTTCTCGATGAAGCGTATGGGCCGTTGACCCGAGACCAGGTGGACACGCTTACTCGGCTGGCCCGTAGCGCTACGAATCTCTGCGAGCTTGTGAATGCCACCTTGGACCTGAGTAGCCTCGAAGCCGGCAGAATGGAACTGCATCTCGAGGAGATCGATGCTTTGAGGCTAATGGCAGAAATCATCGAAGTGCAGGAGGGCCGAACGCAGGGTGTAGAGTTTCGCTGGCAAGAAGCCTTGGACCTTCCTTCACTCTGGACCGATGCGGGCAAGCTCAAAGTGGTGTTGGGAAACCTCTTGTCCAATGCGTTCAAATTTACCGAGAGAGGGTACGTCGAGCTCTCGGCCGCCGTGCTGCGCGATGGAGTCGAGTTTACCGTTCGCGATAGCGGTCCGGGGATCCCGGGCCCGATGCAAGAGACCCTCTTTGAAGCATTCCGCCAGGGTGACGGTTCTGCGTCTCGGGCGTATGGAGGAGCGGGGCTAGGTCTCTACATCGTCCGCCAGTTCGTGCAGATGCTTGACGGCGAAGTCTCGTTGCAGAGTGAGGTCGGTGAGGGGGCTACGTTTCGCGTTTGGGTCCCTCTTCGAGGCCCGTCGGCTCACCCGGCTCCACGCCCGCCCACGAACGTCTTCAAACCGTTGCCTCCCGCGGTTTTGGTGCAGCGAGAGAAATAG
- a CDS encoding glycosyltransferase family 2 protein: MCAETVVPEASRGARQSPACAPRPGPIQLSVVVPVYRNAATLRELHQRVKIACARRVDGLEFVFVDDACPDGSGSVLAELEAADPFVRVVTREANGGQQRAIVAGLKESRGDAVVVMDADLQDPPEAIPSLLAAMSGGVAAVFAGRRGRYESATRLATSKIFKSLLHLLCGVSADAGAFVLMHRRMVERVLSLHAPSPFLVAMIGCSGLPVETIPVEREVRSHGESAYTGALRLRIALSALAWTLYWRVTARRARGGTRASRG, encoded by the coding sequence ATGTGCGCGGAGACGGTGGTTCCTGAAGCCTCGCGCGGAGCTCGCCAATCGCCGGCCTGCGCCCCACGGCCGGGGCCGATCCAGCTCAGCGTCGTGGTGCCCGTCTATCGCAACGCCGCGACGCTGCGGGAGCTGCATCAGCGGGTAAAGATCGCCTGCGCCCGCCGCGTGGACGGGCTCGAGTTCGTCTTCGTCGACGACGCCTGCCCCGACGGATCCGGTTCGGTCCTCGCAGAACTCGAAGCGGCCGATCCCTTCGTCCGGGTCGTCACGCGGGAGGCGAATGGCGGTCAGCAGCGCGCCATCGTCGCGGGATTGAAGGAAAGCCGTGGAGATGCAGTCGTCGTCATGGACGCGGATCTCCAGGATCCGCCCGAGGCGATCCCGTCCCTTCTCGCTGCGATGAGCGGCGGCGTGGCCGCGGTCTTCGCCGGACGACGCGGGCGCTACGAGTCGGCGACCCGTCTCGCGACCTCGAAGATCTTCAAATCTCTCCTGCACCTGCTTTGCGGCGTCTCCGCGGACGCGGGCGCGTTCGTCCTCATGCATCGTCGCATGGTCGAGCGAGTGTTGTCGCTGCACGCGCCATCCCCGTTCCTCGTTGCCATGATCGGCTGCTCGGGTCTGCCGGTCGAGACGATCCCGGTGGAGCGCGAAGTCCGAAGCCACGGGGAGTCGGCGTACACGGGCGCCCTTCGCCTGCGCATCGCGCTCTCGGCGCTCGCGTGGACGCTCTACTGGCGGGTGACGGCGCGCCGAGCGCGAGGGGGGACGCGAGCGTCGCGAGGCTGA
- a CDS encoding Bax inhibitor-1/YccA family protein has translation MEPTTVHYSESTIAAEQQRFMVRVYSWMTMGLVVTGGVAFLVATTPALLQVVASPWVIFPLILLQLGLVMWLATRVMQMSAAQATGVFLLYSALTGVTLSFVFLAYTTASLTSTFFVTAGTFGAMSFYGYTTKRDLTSWGSFLFMGLMGIIIASIVNIFLQSSMVYWLVTYAGVLIFVGLTAYDTQKIKEMNILGNEGTEEDTKEAVRGALSLYLDFINLFLMLLRVMGQRR, from the coding sequence ATGGAACCCACGACAGTCCACTACAGCGAGAGCACCATCGCGGCGGAGCAGCAACGCTTTATGGTTCGGGTCTACAGCTGGATGACTATGGGCCTTGTCGTCACAGGCGGTGTTGCCTTCCTGGTCGCGACCACACCGGCGCTGCTGCAGGTAGTTGCCAGCCCGTGGGTCATTTTCCCGTTGATCCTCCTCCAGTTGGGTCTCGTCATGTGGCTGGCCACTCGGGTCATGCAGATGAGCGCTGCACAAGCGACCGGCGTTTTCCTGCTCTATTCCGCGTTGACCGGGGTAACGCTCTCTTTTGTGTTTCTCGCCTACACGACGGCCTCGCTGACCTCGACCTTCTTCGTCACCGCCGGCACTTTCGGAGCGATGAGCTTCTACGGTTACACGACGAAGCGTGATCTGACCTCGTGGGGAAGTTTTCTCTTCATGGGCTTGATGGGCATCATCATCGCCTCCATCGTCAACATCTTCCTGCAGAGCTCGATGGTCTACTGGCTCGTCACCTACGCTGGAGTGCTGATCTTTGTGGGCCTGACAGCGTACGACACGCAGAAGATCAAAGAGATGAATATCCTCGGCAACGAGGGAACCGAAGAGGATACCAAGGAAGCGGTGCGCGGTGCTCTCTCTCTGTACCTCGACTTCATCAACCTCTTCCTGATGTTGCTGCGGGTAATGGGGCAGCGGCGCTGA